The DNA window GCGCCTCACAGAAAACGCCTTCGAAGGGGTACAAATAGCCTTCTTTTCGGCGGGCGCGTCGCGCAGCAGGCAGTTCGCGCCGGCGGCGGTAAGGGCAGGCGCGGTGGTGATAGACAACTCCTCCGCGTTCCGCATGGACCCACAGGTGCCGCTGGTGGTTCCGGAGATTAACATCGACGATGCCCAGCACCATCAGGGCATCATCGCCAACCCCAACTGTTCCACCATCATCATGCTGATGGCGGTCGCGCCGTTGCATCGGCGGTGGCGGGCGAAGCGCGTGGTGGTCAGCACCTATCAGGCGGCGAGCGGTGCAGGTGCGCAGGCAATGCAGGAACTTTTAGACCAGACGGCAGCCGTCCTTGAGGGGAAAGAGGTGACCCCGCGCGTGCTGCCGCACCAGATTGCGTTCAACCTCTTCAGCCACAACTCGGCAGTGAACGAGTACGGCTACAATGAAGAGGAGTGGAAGATGATTCACGAGAGCCGCAAAATCCTGCACGAGCCGGGGTTAGCCATCACCGCCACCTGCGTACGTGTACCCGTTCTGCGGGCGCATTCGGAGAGCATCAATATCGAGTTTGCAGAGCGGCGCCCCAGCGTGGAAGAGGCACGGCAGGCACTGGCGGAGTTTCCCGGGGTCAAACTGGTGGACGACCGCGAGCGCAACCACTTCCCGATGCCCATCGAAGCCACTGACCGCGAGGAGGTACTGGTGGGGCGTATTCGTGAGGATGTTTCCAACCCGATGGCGCTGGATTTGTTCGTCAGCGGTGACCAGCTGCTGAAAGGAGCGGCTTTGAACGCCGTGCAAATCGCCGAGGCGATGATCACCAGAAGATGGCTGTAATAGACAGGAGGAAACGATGCAGGTCAACTGGGGACCGGTGGTGACCGCGATGGTCACGCCATTTAACGAGAATTTGGAAGTCAATTACGACGCCGCGCAGGCACTGGCAGAGCTGCTGGTGCAGACCGGTTCTACGGGGCTGGTGGTCAGCGGTACGACGGGCGAGTCGCCGACCCTGACGCACGAGGAGAAAGTCACCCTGTTCCGCAAGGTGAAAGAGGCGGTGGGCAACCGTGCGGCGGTTCTGGCAGGCACCGGAACCTATGACACCGAAGAGTCGGTACGGCTGAGTCAGGAGGCGGAGCGAGCGGGGGTAGACGGGCTGCTGCTCGTCGCGCCATACTACAACCGTCCGTCGCAAGAGGGGCTGTATCAGCACTTCAAGACCATCGCGCACGCCGTCGACCTGCCCGTGATGATTTACAACATTCCGGGGCGCACCGGCGTGAACGTGGAGCCGGGCACACTGCTTCGGCTGGCGGAGATTACCAACGTCGTGGCGGTCAAAGAAGCCAGCGGTAATCTCAACCAGATGTCGGAAATCTGTGCTGGCGCGCCGGACGGGTTCCTGGTGTATAGCGGCGACGACTCGCTAACGTTACCGCTGCTGGCGGTCGG is part of the Bacillota bacterium genome and encodes:
- a CDS encoding aspartate-semialdehyde dehydrogenase, encoding MSSGYHVAIAGATGAVGTEFLRVLERHDFPIASLRLLASERSEGKRIRFAGEDLVVQRLTENAFEGVQIAFFSAGASRSRQFAPAAVRAGAVVIDNSSAFRMDPQVPLVVPEINIDDAQHHQGIIANPNCSTIIMLMAVAPLHRRWRAKRVVVSTYQAASGAGAQAMQELLDQTAAVLEGKEVTPRVLPHQIAFNLFSHNSAVNEYGYNEEEWKMIHESRKILHEPGLAITATCVRVPVLRAHSESINIEFAERRPSVEEARQALAEFPGVKLVDDRERNHFPMPIEATDREEVLVGRIREDVSNPMALDLFVSGDQLLKGAALNAVQIAEAMITRRWL
- the dapA gene encoding 4-hydroxy-tetrahydrodipicolinate synthase; translation: MQVNWGPVVTAMVTPFNENLEVNYDAAQALAELLVQTGSTGLVVSGTTGESPTLTHEEKVTLFRKVKEAVGNRAAVLAGTGTYDTEESVRLSQEAERAGVDGLLLVAPYYNRPSQEGLYQHFKTIAHAVDLPVMIYNIPGRTGVNVEPGTLLRLAEITNVVAVKEASGNLNQMSEICAGAPDGFLVYSGDDSLTLPLLAVGGVGVVSVASHVVGRDIRRMCEAFFAGKVQEATKLHHRMLPLFKALFCTTNPVPVKAALNMLGATVGGVRLPLVEANDKEKEIVRKALRDYGLLQ